Within the Gloeobacter kilaueensis JS1 genome, the region CTTCCTCCCCTTTGTGACCGCAGGCGACCCGGACCTCCAGACGACTGCCCAGGCGCTGATCGCCCTCGATCAAAGCGGCGCAGACATTCTTGAACTCGGCGTGCCCTACTCGGATCCGCTCGCCGATGGCCCGGTGATCCAGGCCGCCGCTACCCGCGCTCTGGCGCGAGGAACCACCTTGAGCGCCGTGCTCGCCCTGCTCGCCCAGCTCAGCGGGCAGTTGCAGGCTCCAGTAATCGTTTTTACGTACTTTAATCCGATTCTGGCTATGGGTATAGAAACCTTCGTCGAGCAACTGGCGGCGAGCGGGGCCGGCGGTCTGCTGGTGCCGGATCTGCCCGTCGAAGAAGGCGAGGTGCTGCAGCGCGCCGCCCACAGCCAGGGGCTGGACATTATCTGGCTCGCTGCTCCCACCAGCCCCCCCGATCGCCTGCGGCAGATCGCCGCTGCCACCACCGGTTTTATCTATCTGGTAAGCACTACCGGCGTCACCGGACGCCGCGAGCAGGTCGCAGGCACATTGCGCTCCTCGCTCGCCCAACTGCGCACCCTCACTACCCACCCGATCGCCGTCGGCTTCGGCATCGCGAGTGTCGAACAGGCCCGCGAAGTGGCCACC harbors:
- the trpA gene encoding tryptophan synthase subunit alpha → MSTIAAGRIARRFAELRARREVAFLPFVTAGDPDLQTTAQALIALDQSGADILELGVPYSDPLADGPVIQAAATRALARGTTLSAVLALLAQLSGQLQAPVIVFTYFNPILAMGIETFVEQLAASGAGGLLVPDLPVEEGEVLQRAAHSQGLDIIWLAAPTSPPDRLRQIAAATTGFIYLVSTTGVTGRREQVAGTLRSSLAQLRTLTTHPIAVGFGIASVEQAREVATLGADGVAVGSAIVQLLAETPAPERLAKLTAFCQQLKQGSQTNVTK